From a single Fusobacterium ulcerans ATCC 49185 genomic region:
- a CDS encoding HD domain-containing protein, translated as MQEKNKKALEFIENLLESEMVKDLELFDDQGVKVSTHTYDVLKISIDELKRDYKNFSEAKQRVDFFAMTVGIIIHDLSKGSIRKTEEKFSHSQMMLKKPEYITKEADRVLKDIEETIGAELNDAIRKNIIHIVLSHHGKWGKIQPNSKEAHIVHRADMYSAKYHRINPIGADKILELMAQGAQLEEIAEKLNCTQGVVKDRLKRAKQELNLKNTKQLINYYKKNKKIPIGDNFFIQRVRETEKLKRMVDRKGFKNIMLESPLLPYFDDNVIFKKNEDK; from the coding sequence ATGCAGGAAAAAAATAAGAAAGCATTGGAATTCATAGAAAATCTTTTAGAATCAGAAATGGTAAAAGATTTGGAACTTTTTGATGACCAGGGTGTGAAAGTATCAACTCATACCTATGATGTCTTAAAAATATCTATCGATGAACTCAAAAGAGACTATAAAAATTTTTCTGAAGCTAAACAGAGAGTAGATTTTTTTGCTATGACAGTGGGAATAATAATCCATGATCTGAGTAAAGGGAGTATTAGAAAAACAGAGGAAAAATTTTCACATTCACAAATGATGCTTAAAAAACCTGAGTATATAACAAAGGAAGCAGATAGAGTACTAAAAGATATTGAAGAAACTATAGGAGCAGAACTTAATGATGCTATAAGAAAAAATATAATTCATATAGTACTATCTCATCATGGAAAATGGGGAAAAATACAACCTAATTCCAAGGAAGCTCACATAGTTCATAGAGCAGATATGTATTCTGCAAAGTATCATAGAATAAATCCTATAGGTGCAGATAAAATACTTGAGCTTATGGCTCAGGGAGCTCAGCTTGAAGAGATAGCCGAGAAATTAAATTGTACTCAAGGGGTAGTAAAAGATAGATTAAAAAGAGCTAAGCAAGAACTTAATTTAAAAAATACAAAACAGCTTATCAATTATTATAAGAAAAATAAAAAAATCCCAATTGGAGATAATTTCTTTATTCAAAGGGTAAGAGAAACAGAAAAATTAAAAAGGATGGTAGATAGAAAAGGGTTTAAAAACATAATGCTTGAAAGTCCTCTTCTTCCATATTTTGATGATAATGTTATCTTTAAAAAAAATGAAGATAAATAA